A region of the Akkermansia muciniphila genome:
GGAAAAAATCATTCATTCCAGGACGTTGAAAACCGGGTAATTCCTCCGCAATATGGAAAGACTCGTTCCCGCACATAGGGCTATGCCAGGCCATTCCCGCGAGGCCGCGGCAACTCATGGGTTCTCCACTCCTCCGGCAATTTTTCTTTCCATCGGAAATTCCCGGAAAATCCAGAGCTGCCGCCTGGTATGGACGGCACAGGCGATATTTCTTGATAGATTTTTACCCGTCAGGGCGTTATATATAAAATATGACAAGGCTCTTTTCCCTGCTGGCCGGAATACTTCTGTTTCCCTCCCTTGCTGCGGCTGCCGCGGATAAATACAGCATCATCCCTGAACCGGCCCGGACGGAACTAAAGCAGAATACCACCAAAACGCTCAAGCTCCTTTCCGACAAGGCCGCTCCTTCCCTGGGCAGGGACGCCTACCAGCTCACCGTCACCCCGCAGGGCGTGCACCTCTCTTCCGGCGGGAAAGAGGGGCGAATCTATGGACTGGTAACCCTCCAGCAGCTCCAGGACCAGCTGGCGGCACATCCGGAGGGCATTCCCTGCGGCGTCATCAAAGACAAGCCCCGCTACCCGTGGCGCGGCCTGATGGTGGACCCCGCCCGCCACTTCATCCCTATGAAGGACCTGAAGAAATTCGTGGACATGATGGCCTACTACAAATTCAACAAGCTCCAGCTCCACCTGACGGACAACCAGGGCTGGCGCCTGCCCGTGCCCGGCTACCCCAAATTGAAAAGCATCTCTTCCAAACGGGCGGAAAGCTTTGGAGACGGCCATCCCCATGAAGGAATGTACACCAGGCAGGAGCTGAAAGACCTGGTGGCGTATTGTGCGGAGCGCGGCATCCAAGTCTTTCCTGAAATAGACGTGCCGGGCCACAACCAGGCCCTGCACGCCGCCTATCCTGAATTCTTCTGTTTCCCCCAGAAAGACATGAAAGTGCGCACAATAGCCGGCAACACCAAGGAACTGGTCTGTCCGCAAAAGCCGGAAGTGTGGAAATTCTATGCCGCCGTCTTCAAGGAGCTCAAGGACATCTTCCCCTCCGGCATTGTTCATCTGGGCGGTGACGAAGCCCCCACGGAACTCTGGAAAAAATGCCCCTTGTGCCGGGAAGCCCGCGCCAAGGCAGGCCTGAAGGACGAACAGGAGCAAATGAAGGCTTTCTTTGCAAAAATGACCTCCCTTCTCGCCAAAAACGGGCAGACGCCTCAATTCTGGTATGAAGGCAATGCCGGCATCTACCACCCGGGGGAAACGGTTTATGCATGGAGGGCGGACCAGGCGCGCAAATCCGTGGAAAAAACGAAACAGGCCGGGCTGAAGCTGATTATGGCCTCCAACGAATACTGCTACCTGGACTTTCCGCAGTTCCAGGGTCAATACAACTGGGGCTGGATGAAAACAACCACGCTGAAAAAAAGCTATGAGCTGGACCCCGCCTTCGGCAAAACCGGACGGGAAGCCGATCACATCCAGGGCGTGCACGGCGCGATATGGGGAGAGCATCTGCCCAGCCTGAAACACATCCTTTACCGTACTTACCCGCGTGCAATGGCCCTTGCGGAAGCAGGATGGTCCCCCATGGAGGCCCGCTCCTGGGAAAACTTCCAGCAAAAGGTGAAAGACCACGGCGCCTTTGTCCTCAAACGCTTCAATTACGACCTGGAGCGCACGAAGGAAAACGAACCGCCCTTCCCCTGGGAAAACAAAAAGTAATTCCGCTGTTTTTCCTTACCACATGAACCTTGCCATGATAAACTGTTTTCCGAAAAGACGTCCCGATGCTTAAACTGCTCAACATTCTGGCCTGTGCCGCGCTCTCCGTACACCTGGCGGCCGCCCAGCAGGCGGCTTACAGCGTGATTCCGGAGCCCGCCAAAACCAACCTCACCCAGGGAACGGCCAGGACGCTCAAGCTCCTTTCCGATAAAGCTTCCCCTGCCCTGGGCAAGGACGCCTACCAGCTCACTGTCACCCCGCAGGGCGTGCACCTCTCTTCCGGCGGGAAAGAGGGGCGAATCTACGGGCTCGTCACCCTCCAGCAGCTCCAGGACCAGCTGGCGGCGCATCCGGAAGGCATTCCCTGCGGAGTCATCAAGGACAAGCCGCGCTACCCGTGGCGCGGCATGATGGTGGACCCCGCCCGCCACTTCATCCCCATGAAGGACCTGAAGAAATTCGTGGATATGATGGCCTACTACAAATTCAACAAGCTCCAGCTCCACCTGACGGACGACCAGGGCTGGCGCCTGCCTGTGCCGGGCTACCCCAAACTGAAAAGCATCTCTTCCAAACGGGCGGAAAGCTTCGGTAACGGCACTCCCCACGAAGGAATGTACACCAGGCAGGAACTGAAAGACCTGGTGGCGTACTGCGCCGCGCGCGGCATTGAGGTCATCCCGGAAATAGACATGCCGGGCCACAACCAGGCGTTGGCCGCCGCCTATCCGGAATTCTTCTGCTTTCCAGACCACAACACGAAAGTCAGCACGACCGGCGGCGTAGGCTTGTACCTGGTATGCCCCCACAAACCGGAAATATGGAAATTCTATGCCGCCGTCTTTGACGAGCTCAGGGACATCTTTCCGTCCACCATGGTCCACCTGGGCGGCGACGAAGCCCCGCTGGAAAAAACCTGGGAAAAATGCCCTCTCAGCGTCAAATACCGCCAGCAGAAGGGAATGAAGGACGTCCACGAGGAACTGAAGGAATTTGAAGCGAAAATGGCCTCCATGCTCGCCGCCCGCGGCAAAAAGCCCATCTTCTGGTATGAAAAGCCGTGGGCCCAGGCCAGCGTTTACCGCAAGGGAGACACCGTCTTCACCTGGCGCATGGGCCTGACGCCCTCCACCATCACGGAAACAAAAAAGCAGGGCCTTCCCCTCATCATCGCCGCCGGGGAACACTGCTATCTGGACTACCCGCAGATTCCCGGCCAGGACAACCGGGGATGGATGCCCACCACCACGCTGGAACAAAGCTACAAGCTGGACCCCGCCTACGGCAGGCCGGAGCAGGAAACAGACCATATCATCGGCGTTCAGGCCACCATGTGGGCGGAACAGCTCTCCACCCTGAACCACCTGCTTTACCGCACCTACCCGCGCGCCTGCGCCATTGCGGAAGCGGGCTGGTCACCAATGAACGTGCGTTCCTGGGAAAACTTCCAGCGCAAGCTGGCCGATCAGCGCCAATTTGTCCTCAAGCGTTTCAACTACGATATGGAGCGCACCAAGGAAAACGAACCCCCTTTCAAATAATCCGCATTCTCTATCCATGAGCAGCACTAAATTTGTACGTCCGCACCGCCCCTCCGTAGAAGAACTGGCCCAGGGAGTCCTGGCCGGGAACCGCGCCCTGCTGGGGAGGGCCATCACCCTGATAGAAAGCAACGCCGCTAAAGACCAGGAAGCTTCCCGTGCGCTCATCTCCAAGCTCCTGCCCCATTCGGGCAACGCTGTCCGCATCGGCATCACGGGCGTTCCCGGCGCGGGCAAATCCTCCTTCATTGAAGCCTTCGGCACCTACCTGTGCAAAAAAGGCTTCAAGGTGGCCGTGCTGGCCATTGACCCGTCCTCTTCCGTTTCCCGCGGTTCCATCATGGGGGACAAAACCCGCATGGAAGAACTCTCCGGGGAGGAAAACGCCTTCATCCGCCCTTCCCCCTCCGGCGGTTCCCTGGGCGGCGTAGCCCGGAAAACGCGTGAAACCATGATCGCGTGCGAGGCCGCGGGCTTTGACATCATCCTCATTGAAACCGTCGGCGTCGGCCAGTCGGAAACCACGGTCCGTTCCATGGTGGACATCTTCATGCTCCTGCTCATCACCGGAGCCGGGGACGACCTCCAGGGCATCAAGCGCGGCATCATGGAGCTGGCGGACATCCTGGTAGTCACCAAGGACGACGGCGACAACCGCCAGCGGGCGGCGGCCCACTGCCAGGAACTGAAAATGGTGCTCCACTACCTGCAAAGCCCCACCCCCGGCTGGACGCCCTCCGTCCTCACCTGTTCCTCCCTGGAAGGGCGCGGACTGGACACCATTGAAGAAACGCTCTTTCGCTTCCGGGACAGCATGAAGGAATCCGGCTTCTGGTACAACCGCCGCCGGAACCAGTCCCTCTCATGGGTTCAGGCCCTGGTGCATGAAGCCCTGCTCACCGCCTTTGAACAGCATCCCGCCGTGGCGTCCCGCATGCCTGTTCTGGAAAACATGGTGGCGGGGGACAAGATGGACCCCGTCTCCGCCGCGCACGACCTGCTGAGCCACTTCACTTATCCCGTGCCCGGACATTGAAAAAATCCGCCAGCACCCTGGCGTACACCTCCTTCTTGAACTCCGGCAGCCACTCCAGCCTGAACTCGGAGGGGGCTATCCATTTGCAGGCGCAGAACTCCCGGTGGTCCAGGCTGGGCTCCGGGGCGTCCGCACGCAGCCGGCACAGGAAATACTCCTGTTCCTGCCCCACAAAAGGCTGCTGCCGCTTCTCGCGGACGTAATCCAGCACCTCCGGCGGATAATCGTAACGGTACCCGCCCCGGGACTCCACAAGATCATACTGGGACGGCAGGAACCCCACTTCCTCCCGAACTTCCCGCTTCACTGCCTCCGTGGCTGTTTCCCCCGGATCAATCCCCCCCTGAGGGAACTGCCAGGCCCCTTTCTGCCTAGAACGTTCGCAAACCAGCAGCTTTCCGTCCTCCCGGACCAACAGCCCCGCCACATTGGGACGATACAATCTTTCCATGCCCTCTTACCTAGCACAACGTCCCCTGCATTTCCAGCCATGTTCTTCCACAAATTTGCTACAGACATGTAAAAATGACTCGGATACAGACACTTTATTCTCCCCTCCAAACAACTCCGGATGTAAACCACCACCCCTAAGCAGGATAAAACAAAAGACACCCTCCCTGATGAATGGAATTTCCTGTTACCCGCCCGGAAAACTCTGGTAATCAAACACTAACATGCTTCCATTTTCCGAACATTGTTCTTTAGCCGCAAGTCTATTTCCTGCAAGGTGAAAACTGGCTGACTGGCCGCTCTTTTACTTTTCACGTCCCGTTAATAAAAACTGATCATGAAAACAAAAATCAATTATTTCGCTGCCATGTTGCTGGCAATGTTCGCAGGGGGAGGCATAGGTGCCCAGGGCGCGGAGCAGCCCAAAAAGGCGACAAGCCATACTATTGAATACAACCAAAAATTTCTCGGCGCTCATGGCCTGGACGAGAACGACAAGCAAGACTTTCAGGATGCTGAAAAGGGATTCATGGCAACCCTAAAGGACCCGAACATTAAAAACAAGGAGGGACGGACGGTCTTTGACATCTCTGCCTTCGACTTTACCAAGGACAAACCGGCTCCT
Encoded here:
- a CDS encoding beta-N-acetylhexosaminidase, which encodes MTRLFSLLAGILLFPSLAAAAADKYSIIPEPARTELKQNTTKTLKLLSDKAAPSLGRDAYQLTVTPQGVHLSSGGKEGRIYGLVTLQQLQDQLAAHPEGIPCGVIKDKPRYPWRGLMVDPARHFIPMKDLKKFVDMMAYYKFNKLQLHLTDNQGWRLPVPGYPKLKSISSKRAESFGDGHPHEGMYTRQELKDLVAYCAERGIQVFPEIDVPGHNQALHAAYPEFFCFPQKDMKVRTIAGNTKELVCPQKPEVWKFYAAVFKELKDIFPSGIVHLGGDEAPTELWKKCPLCREARAKAGLKDEQEQMKAFFAKMTSLLAKNGQTPQFWYEGNAGIYHPGETVYAWRADQARKSVEKTKQAGLKLIMASNEYCYLDFPQFQGQYNWGWMKTTTLKKSYELDPAFGKTGREADHIQGVHGAIWGEHLPSLKHILYRTYPRAMALAEAGWSPMEARSWENFQQKVKDHGAFVLKRFNYDLERTKENEPPFPWENKK
- a CDS encoding beta-N-acetylhexosaminidase codes for the protein MLKLLNILACAALSVHLAAAQQAAYSVIPEPAKTNLTQGTARTLKLLSDKASPALGKDAYQLTVTPQGVHLSSGGKEGRIYGLVTLQQLQDQLAAHPEGIPCGVIKDKPRYPWRGMMVDPARHFIPMKDLKKFVDMMAYYKFNKLQLHLTDDQGWRLPVPGYPKLKSISSKRAESFGNGTPHEGMYTRQELKDLVAYCAARGIEVIPEIDMPGHNQALAAAYPEFFCFPDHNTKVSTTGGVGLYLVCPHKPEIWKFYAAVFDELRDIFPSTMVHLGGDEAPLEKTWEKCPLSVKYRQQKGMKDVHEELKEFEAKMASMLAARGKKPIFWYEKPWAQASVYRKGDTVFTWRMGLTPSTITETKKQGLPLIIAAGEHCYLDYPQIPGQDNRGWMPTTTLEQSYKLDPAYGRPEQETDHIIGVQATMWAEQLSTLNHLLYRTYPRACAIAEAGWSPMNVRSWENFQRKLADQRQFVLKRFNYDMERTKENEPPFK
- the meaB gene encoding methylmalonyl Co-A mutase-associated GTPase MeaB, with the translated sequence MSSTKFVRPHRPSVEELAQGVLAGNRALLGRAITLIESNAAKDQEASRALISKLLPHSGNAVRIGITGVPGAGKSSFIEAFGTYLCKKGFKVAVLAIDPSSSVSRGSIMGDKTRMEELSGEENAFIRPSPSGGSLGGVARKTRETMIACEAAGFDIILIETVGVGQSETTVRSMVDIFMLLLITGAGDDLQGIKRGIMELADILVVTKDDGDNRQRAAAHCQELKMVLHYLQSPTPGWTPSVLTCSSLEGRGLDTIEETLFRFRDSMKESGFWYNRRRNQSLSWVQALVHEALLTAFEQHPAVASRMPVLENMVAGDKMDPVSAAHDLLSHFTYPVPGH
- a CDS encoding NUDIX domain-containing protein; its protein translation is MERLYRPNVAGLLVREDGKLLVCERSRQKGAWQFPQGGIDPGETATEAVKREVREEVGFLPSQYDLVESRGGYRYDYPPEVLDYVREKRQQPFVGQEQEYFLCRLRADAPEPSLDHREFCACKWIAPSEFRLEWLPEFKKEVYARVLADFFNVRARDK